ggTCCAGAAAGTATTGAGCACAAGGTTGGACTACATAGTTTACGGAACACCTATCCATCTCAAAGTACTCACAGTGAAGAACAACCGAAGGCATGTTGTAACCCTCCTCTCTGTGCCTTGGCATCAATGTGCTAGTGAAAGAGAAGACTGTCATACCACTGATTCTGTTAACAACTGTGCTTTGTCTGCTGGTTGGTCTAGAAACAGAAATTCAGTGGCAAAGTAAATTTCAAGATTGTCAATAAGCATACATTTCTATTCCTATCAAACTCACAAACCTGAAAAAAGATGCTTTTCTCAGTAGAAATACTGCGTGAACACTCCCACTCAGGGGCTGGGGTCCCTGCGCACACCGTGTTAGTCTAATATGGTGAGACAAGGAGTGATGTGCTGTTGAAAGAATCTggtttcttcctaaacatttttgttctgctttTCTATCACTATTGTTCTGTCAATGTCATTTGATATCAGCAATTCCCAGCTGTAGCATGTGACAGTTACACAAATATGGCCGAAAGCATCACACTCCTACCATTGCCCGAGACTGTGGATGCTGTGAGAGATATAAATATCTAGAAACATACATCTTTGTGTATCTGAAGCTGTAGTATCATAATAATCATCGCTGGCTTACAGAATCGAATGTagtattttttcccttttaatttCAAACGCCAAAAATAGAAGAAATGTAATAGAAAGAAGCCTTAttgtaaaaatagaaagaatattGATGGAAATACTCATTAAGTTTTTGAAGCCATCTTTGCCATTCATTCCTCATCAGAAAGTTGCTTGTTTCTGATCCTGGATGTGGTGACCTGTGGCCTCTCCAGGAAGTATTGGATATAAGGCAGAACTTCAGCCTTTATCGGACACCCATCTGTAGCAAGGTACTCACAGTGAAGCTACAAGCACATTTTaggaacatgggaagaacatgtaaactccacaccGAAAGCATGTTGTAACCATCTCTCTGTCCCTTGGCATCAATGTGCTAGTAGAAGAGAAGACTGTCATACTGTTCATTCTTTAGACAATTAATATTCATCTACTGGTTGGTCTAGAAACAGAAATTCAGTgacaaattcaatttaaaacatgtgTATACGGCTCTGTTTCTGTCTAACTCACAAACCAGAGAAAGATGTCAGTTTGATTTTCAactaaattaatctttttgtcATTGTTATATCTGATGATCATTACTATTATCTAGAGTGGTCAATATTTCCTCTTCTGTAGTCTTGCTATATTCCTAATTTGTCTGCACAAGGTAGATTTCACTAACCCTACTATGATTTCAGTTATTTGATCAAACTctaatataaataaatgaactGACGATGATTACTAAGATGCTTAGTAATTAGAGAGTATGCTTAGTAGGCTTTTATTCGACTGTCTGAGAACATGATGTTGTCGGGCAAAGATCGGCACAAAACGGTGCAGTGTTCAGACATTTGACCAGACACCAGAAAAGTGTGGTGAAGGGGGTAGGGAGGAGAAAGGAGTGGGCTAGTTTAAAAAGAGGCAGAGGACAGGGACTCTGGGCTCAATTTCTGGATGGCTAGCTGACATCAGGAGAccggaaagaaaaacacagatggCATTATGGGCATTATAAGCTAATTGTGTTTTGCGGAGTTTTGAGGCTGGAGAGGCAAGAGCGACTCTGGTCCTGGATGAACGCAATGTAGGTGAGGTGAGGGCAAGATGCCTGTCTACGGCAATGTGGTACACAAAATTCATTCACAGAAtgaattagaatttgacctccaTGTGGACTTCTGTTCATTAACACTTGGGAAACAAATTACCatgtagaaagaaaaacacaaaactagaATATCCCTGCTATAGATggattcattttttcagaatacAGTGACAAGAtataaaacagacattttccATATCTGAAACTGGGTTTCCATATCTGAACATTGAAAAAAGATGACACCCCATCAATAGGGGGGTTGTGGCTGTGGTTTTGtagtaataaattattttattttaatagcatTCTCCAGTGAAtttaattgtactttttttgGCTCACCTTTCAGATGTTATATGGTGTCATAGTGAGTTCTCACATTCACTAAGAAAACTTTACACATTTTATACATGTGgccaaaaggaaatgaaaaggtTATGTTGCTCTGGATGACAACTTTGGTCTCTAGTCTACTGTACAGCCAGCTCCTAATTGtggtgatgtacagtaacaagAACATAAAGTTCCTCCAGGAGCTTCCTTTTTTCCAGAAAAATTAGACGTTGCATTAGATGCATTAGATGCATTCATTAAACCTAAAACATCAGAGTTTATTTGTTTACAACTTGTTGCAAAAATCTTAAGTGCtatgtttatattattatattagtaTATAAGCTGTAATTTGTGAAATTACCCAATTTCCAACAAAACAATCTAAACTATATAAACATGACAGCAAACATACTTTTCTTATTGTAAAAGAGATGATTACTTTCTCACTCAATAGTAGAACCAGCAGAACGAATGGTCAGAACATTAATATTTTTCCTTTCTAAAACTCACAAATTATGATGTATTTTCCATCACATGACACATCATTCCATATTTCAGATGTGTATATTATAGCACAGTCTTCTGTTTCCATAGCGTCATTGGGTTCACCATCTGCCCAATTGGTAAATTGAAGAGGCTTATTTTCCAAGTCCACAAATGTCCCTTCCGTGGTTCTGTCATTTGCTCCAATATAGGCGTACTGAGATTCAGCGAGAAACTTTGAAAGGGCATTATTTTCCACTTGGCTTCCTGGTGTGGCTATTTTTCCACCAGCATCTCTGCATATCTTTAATCCTTGTTCAAAAGTGCTAGGCTCCTTATTGGACCCAAAGTATTTATTACCAGATCTTATGAAGAACTGAAAGTGTGCagcttcaaaaaagaaaaagaaacatggtTTAGTCtacattttctctctctctaagAAAGTACATTACAAGGTTGCAAATACTATGTGTAAACATGGAAtatattaataaagtattaatagGGGGACAAATAACGTAGGTGATAATATTAGTTGCTAAATCTAGAATTATTCACACTGGAACTAGGTTTTTGGGGGCCCTAGACATGAAGCTTGGAAAGGGGCCTCTCCAGATCTTGATTTTCGCAACACTTCCAtccactaggaataacaacacccaagaatcAAGTGCCCTGAGAGGATTATTGAGTGTTGAGTGAAAACTTGGCTGAGGactgacctcctggccataggatgaTAAGGCCAGGACTCCATGCAGACTGACAGGAAAcccagctgcagaggtggagatggggtgcaGGTAGGATGCAAAAGATGTACACGAGGTTTCATGAACCGCATCCCTACGAGCGCCTCTCACCGCCAACACCCGCGCACTAATTAATCAATTGTCATTCTTCACGCTCTTGGTTGTTGTTATTCCTATTTATACCCTCTCACTCCAATCAgtccatgctcactattgagaataaCCCTTGGCTTTCTCTTGTGCACATAAACTACTCTTGTAGTCATTTCTGGCTAACCAACCTTGTTTTCCTCCTGCTTCGACTTCGTCTCGCCTCTCGTTTTAGATTTGGATACTCCCGACCTGACTCTTGTGATAATGGATCAGTTAGATAACCCCTGAAAATGCTTTAAGTCCTGCACTGGGCTTCGCCTATATCTCCCGCTGCAGAACCGTGTTTTCATGGTTTTCTGCAGCACTACACTTCCTTATGCATTTAGAAGGTGTACTTTTGTGTTGCCAACCCATTCCATACAACACAGCCATTCCCTGTGTGTGATAGCTGGGGTGCAGGAGGGCATGGTGGCTGCTGCTATCCGTTAGTACAAGAGTCTTGGGGTACAGGGAAGATATGAGTAGAGGGACACCTGGTAGGGTAATGGACCTCTACTAATGTGGTGTCTCTCACACCAAGGAAACCCTCTACCACCAAGTCACTGGCCTGTGTAAGTGGGATAATCCACGAGTGTGAATCCTGAGAGTTACGGAGTGCGTTAGGTAATTGAAAATTCCTTTTTAGAAAGAAGAATGGCACTTCCTGGTCTGTCAAAACTACTTACAGCAGAAATGTGGTTTTCCCGGGAGGTCTTTCATTCCAGTATTGACAAAGCCAAGCTTTCCTTAGCTTAAAAGATGTGACAATTGGTGCTTCTCAGgtaacaaaaatagaaaacacttGGCTTTATTTGATATGGTGCTGTGGCCTTAGAACCCCACTGAATTTAAGGtttcaattataaaaatatataattaatatatgttatttaataaattatttatacacAATATTGGGCAACGTGGTAACACAGTGTTTAATACTGCTTCCTTGCATTACTGTGACCTTGGGTTCAGTTACCGTGGTGATATGTGTGAGAGTTTTGTGTGCTCTCCGTGTTCTCATGgatttcctctaggtgctctggtttcctcccacagtccaaagacttaattggataattggcttctgggtaaattgtgagtgtgtgattgtgtctgtgtgtgccctgtgttggATTGCtgtcccatctagggtgtatccaACATTGCACCGATTGCTTATTGAGATAGACTTTGTTTACTTTGCAACCCTATCTTGGATAAAGTGGTGATGAATGGATACATAATGTTTAATGTAGAGTTTACTATCAATAACACCCAAGAATCTCTCTTTGGAGAGAACAAAACTCATCATAAGGAAATAAGTGCCACGACGAAAGACCTGATAGCAATTTCACTAAAGAGGTAAGGATGGTTTAATGAAGATGCAAATTCAAGATGAGTTGAAATAAAAGCCTGGCTGTGGGGTATAATTTGCATCTCATAGTTGAGGTGAAGCAGGGACAGAAGTTCCCTTTGTGGAACTtgacttaaaaataattaactgaCAGGAAGATGGAAAGATACAATTGTGATCAAAAGcttcagaggcagaaagagTGTAAGGTCTTTGGAAATGAGAATGATTCCAAGGATGTGGGAGAGCTGGCATGGTAATAGGGACTGTTGTGAGTTGATCGTGTCATCCTGGGATTTAAACAACTAATATCGATACCAATGAATGCATTGTGAAAGAAAGTAGCTGTACTAAGGGAATAGATCAGCAGGTTCAAAGGAGATAATCAGGCAGATTAACCTGTTCAGTATTTGTGAACTCCTGGTACAGCTGGAACAGGTGATTGTAGGGAACCCACTGCTGGGTGACTCAGTTTCTTGCAACGGTGAATGTGGTTCTCTCTTCAGGACCCTTCCACTTACAAAATACTTTGCGAGTAATGTAAAAGTTACAGTAAACGTCACCAAAACAAGATGATATgttgattatatactgtatggtgacAGCACCTATAGCCGAAACTACAGTCAGAAGTCTttaccaactttgcacactggCTTGGTGCAATCTGTACcaatttttctttacatttgatCTCAAGTTTTCTGGAGATCTCTTAAGGACAGCAGTTTCCAAATCTTCCCACAAGTTCTCAATAGGATCCAGGTTTGGACTTTAAATGTGAAGGGACTCACAGATGATCACTTTGTATTATTCAGCCACTCCAGTGTAGTTGTAGCtttgtgctttggatcattatTCTTATAGAAGATTAATTTTTCCAAGATTTTCCTGTACTTTGCTTCATCTATGTTCCTATCAGTCTTGAAATATCCCCCTATTGTATAAACATGATATGCAAGTAGTGTAAAATCAACATGTACTACTTAATATACATGTTAAGTTGATTGTAGACAtcacttaaatttaaattttacaacACACACCTCTGCAACATCTGTGAGCCTTAGATTTTGTTAAGTTTTGCAATTTTGCTAAACATAGAtaccttattattattattacagtataaagGTATACACCTACAGAGTTCAATATTCAGAATTCAATAATTAGAAAatgttacaatatatatttctaCCGACAGCAAGATGGCTATAGACAAAAGTCCAAGTCAGTCCACACTTGCATTGTAATTTACCGGTGCACTAGAAACAGTATTTGCATTTAATGCTAAAAAATGTATTGCCAATATTTCACAGGTCTCATTTTTTCTGCCAAGACTCTGAacaacttccaatgaatggggAAGCAGTCACTGTTCCTGTGAATATGAATTAACTGCCTCCAACCTCCACCTGTTTGTTTCCCTTACTTTGCTGGGGTGTTGTTCACAATGTCTGCCGCTGGTCAGGCAAGAGACACATACTTCAGAAAGGCCAAAGGTCTGTTGCTTTGTTGTCTAATAAAACTCATCTTCCATGAGTTCTACTGATTGAACTCAGGTGTCTTGGGGTTGTTCCACTTCATACCAATAGGGCACGCATGCACTCTGCAAATACCAGATACATTCACTGAAACAATCCTGAGGGAATCCCATTTTCAGCATTCCTGATCCTGGTTTTTCAAGTCCATGGTAAGCTTTTAGTCACAGTACACATTATtttgaaattacattttcttaccTTTCTCAAGCCTGGACAAACTGATTTTAAGCATCTCAACTTCTGACTGTAATTTTTCAATGTAGCTTAGACCTACTGTTCCACctaaaataagaaaagatattGCTATTACAATATACACATTGTCCAATATACacaatacactgtacagtacaatatacacaTTGTATACATTGTCAAGTTGAATAGGTTAAAATGCTATTTACTGTATGAAAGTTGTATCCCCCTACTTTAGACTAAGTTCATGTTAGATGAACTATCATATTTGTAATATGTTATAAACATTAACATCCAAATTATGCATTTATTGTTATGCCGTGCCCATAGATTAAAAATAGAGTGTGGCAAATTGGTAATTACTGGAATCAGTTCAGCGGCGAAGTATTAATGATTTCATGGAACAAGAAACGGAATAATAAGGGAAATCAGGAATGGATGAGTTCTGGGAAGAGATATGGGAGGGTTGTGGAAGGAGTTTTTAGGAGGAGCCCTGGGAGTGGTCTGGAGAAATCCTAGGACTCCAAATGCTACTGCAAGAAAATGGCTAAGCCCTGAACATTCCTCAGGGCTTAAATACTGTGATGTCCCTTTAACGAGGTTGATAGGCCTGGCCTGATCTCGTTTGAGATGGCCCTGACGAGCTCCTTCCATGTGTGGAATGTGGAATGGAATTTGGTGAAGGTGCACTGGAGCTCGTCAGGGCATCACAGTTATAAAGTGTCATTTTTCCACCCCAAAATAAGGGTTAACATTACCTTCTGCAAATAACCTTGGGGACAGGTTGaggggtgtgggtgtgggtgtgggtgtgggtgtgggtgtgggtgtgggtgtgggtgtgggtgtgggtgtgggtcaAGCTATGGTCGGAGTTAGGATTTTGTTACTGTTATGCCACTAATATCCTGTAGACATACgttgttactgtacattgtcaCATGTAATTTCTCTTTGTTTATTTGTTCTTAAAAACTTATATACAGTTAAATGGTCTTTGCAACCCCTAGTTTAAAGCATGTAATGCATTATAAAACTCTACCTGAAGGCCCTGGATGCCCCTTTTCTCCTTTCATCCCTGCTGGGCCAGAGGGTCCATATTTCCCTGGGGGTCCAGAGGCACCACTTTCCCCTCGAAAGAGACATGGAAAACCCTCCATTTCTATATATTCACCAACAGAGACTGCTtattatgtttttcatttaaaaaatcttgtGTAATGTTTTCCACAGTATTTTATTAGTCTTATTACAAATCTTCGTGATACTAAAAAGCAAACAGGAGtttgataaaacacaattagatttttttttttggccacTTATTCAATTGTGCCacttgagcctggtcagtacctggatgggagacctcctgggaaaaactaaggttgctgctggaagaagtgttagtggggccagcagggggcgctcaccctgcagtccatgtgggtcctaatgccccagtatagtgatggggacactatactgtaaacaggcgctgtccttcggatgagacggaaaaccgaggtcctgactctctgtggtcattaaaaatcccagggtgtttcttgaaaagagtaggggtgtaaccccggcgtcctggccaaatttcccattggcccttaccaatcatggcctcctaataatccccatttatgaattggcttcattactctgctctcctccccactgatagctggtgtgtggtgagctttttggcgcactatggctgccgtcgcatcatcccagtgggtgctgcacattggtggtggtggaggggagtccccattacctgtaaagcgctttgagtggagtgtccagaaaagcgctatatacagtgccttgcgaaagtattcggcccccttgaacttttcaaccttttgccacatttcaggcttcaaacataaagatataaattttttattttatgtgaagaatcaccaacaagtgggacacaattgtgaagtggaacgaaatctattggatttttgaaacttttttaactaataaaaaaatgaaaagtggggcgtgcaaaattattcggcccctttactttcagtgcagcaaactcactccagaagttcagcgaggatctctgaatgatccaatgttgtcctaaatgactgatggtgataaatagaatccacctgtgtgtaatcaagtctctgtataaatgcacctgctctgtgatagtctcaaggttctgttgaaagcgcaagagcatcatgaagaccaaggaacacaccaggcaggtccgtaatactgttgtggagaagtttaaagccggatttggatacaaaaagatttcccaagcttcaaacatcccaaggagcactgtgcaagcgatcatcttgaaatggaaggagtatcagaccactgcaaatctaccaagacctggccgtccctctaaactttcagctcagacaaggagaagactgatcagagatgcagccaagaggcccatgatcactctggatgaactgcagagaactacagctgaggtgggagagtctgtccataggacaacaatcagtcttacactgcacaaatctggcctttatggaagagtggcaagaagaaagccatttctcaaagatatccataaaaagtctcgtctaaagtttgccacaagccacctgggagacaccccaaacatgtggaagaaggtgctctggtcagatgaaaccaaaatcgaactttttggccacaatgcaaaacgatatgtttggcgtaaaagcaacacagctcatcaccctcaacacaccatccccactgtcaaacatggtggtggcagcatcatggtttgggcctgcttttcttcagcagggacagggaagatggttaaaattgaggggaagatggatgcagccaaata
This genomic window from Lepisosteus oculatus isolate fLepOcu1 chromosome 2, fLepOcu1.hap2, whole genome shotgun sequence contains:
- the LOC102682414 gene encoding mannose-binding protein C-like isoform X1: MPMSRRWPVLLTSVTLLLLELCPGLAAEAPTSTCSGYPGIPGSPGNNGVPGRDGRDGKDGRDGASGLKGEKGERGESGASGPPGKYGPSGPAGMKGEKGHPGPSGGTVGLSYIEKLQSEVEMLKISLSRLEKAAHFQFFIRSGNKYFGSNKEPSTFEQGLKICRDAGGKIATPGSQVENNALSKFLAESQYAYIGANDRTTEGTFVDLENKPLQFTNWADGEPNDAMETEDCAIIYTSEIWNDVSCDGKYIIICEF